The following proteins are co-located in the Aliidongia dinghuensis genome:
- a CDS encoding D-arabinono-1,4-lactone oxidase, with product MWRNWSGYVECPDTRVATPGSAAELAGTLKDAARENRSVRVVGGGHSFSPLVATDGVILSLDRLQGVIDIDRDKRIARVHAGTRLWAIGGPLAAAGFAMENLGDINVQSIAGATSTGTHGTGITLGNLATQIAALKFLTAEGEEVTASPDENPELFAGGRIGLGALGVLTELSLHLVPAFRLKLVRGKMALEDCLARSDELIRSHRSFEFYWLPHADAVLTKGWSITDEPADKVGWQRYVTETLLENAVFGALCRLGRAAPALCPSISRFCAALISGGSQIDESYSMLSTVRQVRFNEMEWSMPAERGADALREIRAFIARREFPLMFPLEYRWVRGDDLWLSPNYGRDSVHISVHQFERMPFERYFDGVQAICLNHGGRPHWGKCHSLVGRDLARLYPRWDDFLALRERMDPRGRFLTPYLRRLFGL from the coding sequence ATGTGGCGCAACTGGTCGGGATATGTCGAGTGCCCTGATACGCGCGTCGCGACCCCCGGCAGTGCGGCCGAGCTCGCCGGCACCCTCAAGGACGCCGCGCGCGAGAACCGCTCGGTCCGTGTCGTGGGCGGCGGCCATTCCTTCAGCCCGCTGGTCGCGACCGACGGCGTTATCCTGTCGCTCGACCGGCTGCAGGGCGTGATCGACATCGACCGCGACAAGCGCATCGCCCGGGTCCATGCCGGCACACGGCTCTGGGCGATCGGCGGGCCGCTCGCGGCGGCCGGCTTCGCCATGGAGAATCTGGGCGACATCAACGTCCAGTCGATCGCCGGCGCCACCAGCACCGGCACCCACGGCACCGGCATCACGCTCGGCAATCTCGCGACCCAGATCGCGGCGCTCAAGTTCCTGACCGCCGAGGGTGAAGAGGTGACGGCGTCGCCCGACGAGAATCCGGAACTCTTCGCCGGCGGACGCATCGGCTTGGGCGCGCTCGGCGTCCTGACCGAGCTCAGCCTGCATCTGGTCCCCGCGTTCCGCTTGAAGCTCGTGCGCGGCAAGATGGCGCTCGAGGACTGTCTCGCCCGGAGCGATGAACTCATCCGTTCCCACCGCTCGTTCGAGTTCTATTGGCTGCCCCATGCCGACGCGGTGCTGACCAAGGGCTGGTCGATCACCGACGAGCCGGCCGACAAGGTCGGCTGGCAGCGCTACGTGACCGAGACCCTGCTCGAGAACGCCGTGTTCGGCGCGCTCTGCCGTCTGGGGCGTGCCGCTCCCGCGCTCTGCCCGTCGATCAGCCGGTTCTGCGCCGCGCTGATCTCGGGCGGCAGCCAGATCGACGAGAGCTATTCCATGCTCTCGACCGTGCGCCAGGTGCGGTTCAACGAGATGGAATGGTCGATGCCGGCCGAGCGCGGCGCCGACGCGCTCCGCGAGATCCGCGCCTTCATCGCGCGGCGCGAATTCCCGCTGATGTTCCCGCTTGAATATCGCTGGGTGCGCGGCGACGACCTGTGGCTCAGCCCCAACTATGGCCGAGACAGCGTCCATATCTCGGTTCACCAATTCGAGCGCATGCCGTTCGAGCGCTATTTCGATGGCGTCCAGGCGATCTGCCTCAACCATGGCGGCCGGCCCCATTGGGGCAAGTGCCATTCGCTCGTGGGCCGCGACCTGGCCCGGCTCTATCCGCGCTGGGATGATTTCCTGGCGCTGCGGGAGCGGATGGACCCGCGAGGGCGCTTCCTCACACCCTATCTGCGCCGCTTG